The Verrucomicrobiota bacterium nucleotide sequence GAGGTCGCGCCGCAGGCGCAGCTCAACATCGGCGCGGCGCGCGAAAAGCAGACGCGCTTCCTCAACAACGACGAGCCATTCATCCAGGCCGTGAAGGCCTACGAGAAGGCCGCCGACCGTTACAACGACAACAAGTCCGTCGCAGCCGACGCGTTGTTCAAGGCCGGGCAGGCCTATGCGAAACAGGCGCGCACCGCGGAATACGACCAGTCCGCCGCCGCCAAGGCCCTCGCCGCGTTCACCGACTTCACGACGCTGTATCCCGGCGACGCGCGCGTGCCCGAGGCGCAGAAGGCGATGGCCACGATCAAGACCGAGCAGGCGCGCGGCGCGCTGACCATCGCCCGTTACTACGACAAACAGGGCCGGCGCGCCGGCGCGCTCGTTTATTACAACGAAGTGCTCATCAAAGACCCCAACTCCCCCTACGCCATCGAGGCCCGCGCGCGCATCGAGACCCTCAAGGCCGAGGCCGCGCTTCAGGCACTCGACGCGCCGCCCCCAAAGTGACCCGGCTGCTCCCCACCGCGGCGCTCGCCTGTGCGACGCTATTCTCGGGCTGCGCCGGCTACCGGCTTGGTCCCTCGGGCGGCCCCACCGCCGGCGCGCGCTCCGTGCAGGTGGACTTCTTCAAAAACGAAACCCGCGAACCGCGCCTGCTCGAAGCCGTCAACGCCGCGCTTCGCAAACGCCTCCAGCAGGACGGCACACTCCGCCTCGACACCCGCGGCGGCGGCGACATCGTCATGACCGGCGCCATCTTGAAACTCGAGCGCGACGGCATCTCCTTCCAGCCCGGCGACGTGATCACCGCGCGCGACTTCAATTTGCAACTCATCGCACGGGTCAAAGCCGTCGAGCGCAGCTCGGGCAAAGTCCTCCTCGACCGCGAAGTGCGCGGCCGGACCACTGTCCGTGCCGGCACCGACCTCCCGAGCGCCGAGCGGCAGGCCATTCCGATGCTCGCCGAAGACCTCGCCCGCAACGCCACCACGCTGCTTGTGGACGGCTCGTGGTGAGCCGAGCCCCACAACACCCGCCGAGGCGTGACCCCGTTTGAATTCGCCACCGCGGCGCGCATCGTTTTCGGCCCCGGCAAATCCCGCGAAGCCGCCGGCATCGCGCGCGAGTTCGGCACGCGGGCGCTCGTGGTGACCGGCAGCACGCCTTCCCGCGCCGCCAGCCTCGAGCGCCAACTCCGCGACCGCGGCATCGACCCCGCCACCTTCCCTGCTCCCGGCGAACCCAGCGTTGAACTCGTTGCCACCGGCGCGCGACTCGCGCGCGAGCTCCGCAGCGACATGGTGATCAGCCTCGGCGGCGGCAGCCCCATCGATTGCGGCAAGGCCATCGCCGTCCTCGCGACTCACGAGACGGGCGTGCTCGACCACCTCGAAGTCGTCGGGCGCGGACTGCCGCTGCACCGCGCCGGGCTCCCCTTCATCGCGATCCCCACCACCGCGGGAACAGGTGCGGAAGTCACCCGCAACGCCGTCCTCGCTTCGCCGCAGCATCGCGTGAAGGCCAGCCTGCGCAGCCCGCTCCTCCTCGCGCGCGTTGCCATCGTGGACCCGGAACTCACGCGCGCACTGCCGCGCGACCTCACCGCGAGCACCGGCATGGACGCGCTCACGCAACTCATCGAGCCGTTCGTCACACCGCGCGCCAACCCGATGACGGATGGGCTTTGCGCCGAGGGACTCCGCCGCGCCGCCCGCTCGCTCCGCCGCGCGTTCGAGCGCGGGGACGATCCGGTGGCGCGCGAGGACATGGCCGTGGCGAGCCTCTTCAGCGGGTTCGCGCTCGCCAACGCCGGACTCGGCGCCGTGCACGGGTTCGCCGCGGCGATTGGCGGGATGTTCGCCGCGCCGCATGGCGTTGTTTGCGCCGCGCTGCTGCCCCACGTCATGGAAGCCAACATCCGAGCCCTGCGCGACCGCGCGCCGGACTCGGACGCGCTGCGTCGATACGAAAGCGTCGCGCGCGTGCTGACCGGGCGCCCGCAAGCCGCGCCCGGCGACGGTGTCGCGTGGGTCCGCGACCTCTGCGCCGCGCTGGAAATCCGGCCGCTCCGCGCCTGGAATCTTCAGCGACCGGACGTGCCGTCCATCGTCGAGCGCGCCATCGAATCGAGCAGCATGAAGGCAAACCCGGTTGCGCTGACGCGGGAGGAATTGGGTGAAGCATTGAACGCGGCGATCTGAAGACGCGGCGGCGAAAGGAGCATCCAGTGTTCAGGATGCAGATCTCGTCAGCCGACGTGCGCTTTCACGAGTCCGAGCGCTGACCTTGTGACCACCGAACCTTGTCCCTTACTGAATGCTCAACTCCTGCCGGATGCCAAACTTCTCGACGCGCTTGCGGAGGGTCGCGCGGGTGATGCCGAGGAGTTTTGCGGCCTGCACCTGGTTGCCGCGGGTCTGGCGCAACGCCTCGCTGATGAGCTCGCGCTCGACGGCGGGAAGAATCTTCAGTTGAGAGTTCGCGCGCGCCCACGTGAACAGCGTCTGCGCCATGCTGGCGATGTCGGTCGGCGCGGCTGGACCCGTGGCCGTTTCGCCGCGTGGGGTGGCGGAGGCCGGCGCCGCGCCGCGGCCCGGCTGCGTGAGTTCCGCGGGCAGGTCTGCGAGTGTGAGCGTGTCGCCTTTCGCCATCACCAGCGCGCGCTGGATGACGTTTTCGAGTTCGCGCACGTTGCCCGGCCACGGATGCTGCTCGAGCGCGCGAAGCACGTCGGGCACGAGTTTTTTTGCGGGATGCTTCGCCCGTTGCGAATGTTTCTTGAGGAAGTAGTCCACGAGCAGCGGAACGTCGCCGCGCCTCTCCCGCAACGGCGGCATCTGGATGCGCACGACATTGAGCCGGTAAAACAGGTCCTCGCGAAACTCGCGCCTTGCCACTGCGGATTCGAGCGCCTTGTTCGTCGCCGCGATGATGCGCACGTCGGCGTGCACGGGCTGGTTGCCGCCGACGCGCTCGAAGTTGCCGGACTGCAGCACGCGCAGCACCTTCGCCTGCGTTGCGATCGTCATGTCGCCGATCTCGTCGAGGAAGAGCGTCCCGCCGTGGCACTGCTCGAAGCGCCCGATGCGCTGCGTGTGGGCGCCGGTGAAGGCGCCCTTCTCGTGGCCGAACAGTTCGCTCTCGAGGAGATGCTCCGGCAGCGCGGCGCAGTTTACGGCCAGGAAGGGTTTCCCGGCGCGCGCGCTGTGCGAGTAGATGGCGCGGGCCACGAGTTCCTTGCCGGTGCCGCTTTCGCCCGTGATGAGCGCCGTCGCATCGGACGTCGCGAGCTGGCCGATGAGCTTGAAGACGCTTTGCATCCCGTCGCTGCGCCCGATGATGCCGAGGTCGTAATCCTCCGACTCGAGCAGCGGCTGGTAGCTCACGACCTGCCGCATCGCACGCGCGGCGTTCAACGCGTCGCCGACGAGTTGCTTGAGCTTCGGCACGTCGAAGGGCTTGAGAATGTAATCATAGGCGCCGAGCTTCATGGCCTCGATCGCCGTCGCCGTGGTGCCGTAGGCGGTCATCATGATGACGGGCACCCTGGCGTCGAATTGGCGGAGGCGGCGCAGGGTTTCGAGGCCGTTCATGCCGCCCATGCGC carries:
- a CDS encoding iron-containing alcohol dehydrogenase, whose translation is MTPFEFATAARIVFGPGKSREAAGIAREFGTRALVVTGSTPSRAASLERQLRDRGIDPATFPAPGEPSVELVATGARLARELRSDMVISLGGGSPIDCGKAIAVLATHETGVLDHLEVVGRGLPLHRAGLPFIAIPTTAGTGAEVTRNAVLASPQHRVKASLRSPLLLARVAIVDPELTRALPRDLTASTGMDALTQLIEPFVTPRANPMTDGLCAEGLRRAARSLRRAFERGDDPVAREDMAVASLFSGFALANAGLGAVHGFAAAIGGMFAAPHGVVCAALLPHVMEANIRALRDRAPDSDALRRYESVARVLTGRPQAAPGDGVAWVRDLCAALEIRPLRAWNLQRPDVPSIVERAIESSSMKANPVALTREELGEALNAAI
- a CDS encoding sigma-54-dependent Fis family transcriptional regulator — translated: MDKLLLIDDEADVQYSFRRIFDSPDIALTTASSGEEGLRLLPKLKPDLVITDVRMGGMNGLETLRRLRQFDARVPVIMMTAYGTTATAIEAMKLGAYDYILKPFDVPKLKQLVGDALNAARAMRQVVSYQPLLESEDYDLGIIGRSDGMQSVFKLIGQLATSDATALITGESGTGKELVARAIYSHSARAGKPFLAVNCAALPEHLLESELFGHEKGAFTGAHTQRIGRFEQCHGGTLFLDEIGDMTIATQAKVLRVLQSGNFERVGGNQPVHADVRIIAATNKALESAVARREFREDLFYRLNVVRIQMPPLRERRGDVPLLVDYFLKKHSQRAKHPAKKLVPDVLRALEQHPWPGNVRELENVIQRALVMAKGDTLTLADLPAELTQPGRGAAPASATPRGETATGPAAPTDIASMAQTLFTWARANSQLKILPAVERELISEALRQTRGNQVQAAKLLGITRATLRKRVEKFGIRQELSIQ